From the Musa acuminata AAA Group cultivar baxijiao chromosome BXJ1-2, Cavendish_Baxijiao_AAA, whole genome shotgun sequence genome, one window contains:
- the LOC103975975 gene encoding uncharacterized protein LOC103975975, whose protein sequence is MMQLLGFRGGSAASSPSSSTGKEMEPSPTSDPRGPSSSVAVASPEPGRPLRLVYCDDKGKFRMDPEAVAALQLVKGPIGVVSVCGRARQGKSFILNQLLGRSSGFQVASTHRPCTKGLWMWSTPLKRTALDGTEYNLLLLDSEGIDAYDQTGSYSTKIFSLAVLLSSLFIYNQMGGIDEAALDRLSLVTEMTKHIRVRASGGRSTVSELGQFSPVFVWLLRDFYLDLVEDNRKITPREYLELALRSVQGGGRDISAKNEIRESIRTLFPDRECFTLVRPLNNENDLQRLDQIPLDRLRPEFRSGLDALLKYIFMRTRPKQVGATVMTGPILAGITQSFLDAINSGAVPTISSSWQSVEEAECRKAYDSAAEIYMSSFDRSKPPDETVLRETHQEAVEKALNAFNSGAIGSGLARQNYEKLLQNFFKKAFEDYKRTALLEADLHCSKVIQGMETKLRAACHAPDAKLDDVIQLLGSLLVGFESSTHGPGKWKKLAAILQQSLQGPILDLFRRQLNCVESERNSLKSRCSLSEDKLDLLKKQLEANEKHRSEYLKRYEEAISDKEKISKDYTGRIADLQSKYSKLEERCLSLSNALELARRESSDWKNKYNGSSIELKAEEDKFKAQVAALQARIGAAEGRLTAVREQAASAQEEALEWKRKYDVAVGDAKTALERAAVAQERTNKKVQAREDTLRAEFAEQLAKKDEEIRNLTAKIDHSEKQANTLVLRTEAAEAELKSRESESSVLKEEIRHLLENLESVKTMAQSHERQVKILEQEKNHLQEKYLTECKKFDETDKRCKDAERDARKATELADVAHAEVVAAQKEKSEFQRLAMERLALIEKAERQVENLERDRNKLIDEIEGLRQSEIYAIDKAALLESRVQEREKEIEEMLSQSNEQRSNTVQVLESLLATERAARAEANNRAESLSLQLQVTQGKLDSLQQELTSVRLNETALDTKLRNSRGKRPRVDDNIGTESVHDMDIDEEVAKGRKRSKSTTSPFNYARSEDGGSIFRGEEDNNPSQGNQESETEDYKRFTVVKLKQELTKHGFGAQLLELRNPNKKDILALYEKHVIHK, encoded by the exons ATGATGCAGTTGCTCGGCTTCCGCGGGGGATCCGCAGCATCCTCCCCTTCGTCGTCGACGGGAAAGGAGATGGAGCCGTCGCCCACATCGGACCCACGAGGCCCTAGCTCGAGTGTCGCTGTCGCCTCGCCGGAGCCCGGACGCCCTCTCCGCCTTGTCTACTGCGATGACAAAGGCAAGTTCCGGATGGACCCGGAGGCTGTCGCCGCCCTTCAGCTCGTCAAGGGCCCTATTGGCGTTGTCTCCGTTTGCGGCCGCGCCCGCCAAGGCAAGAGCTTCATCCTCAACCAG CTTTTGGGCAGAAGTAGTGGATTTCAAGTAGCTTCAACTCATCGACCGTGCACTAAAGGGCTTTGGATGTGGAGCACACCATTAAAGCGAACTGCTCTTGATGGAACCGAGTACAATCTTTTGCTACTGGACAGTGAAGGAATTGATGCCTATGACCAGACA GGCTCATACAGtacaaagatattctctttagctgTTCTGTTGTCAAGCCTGTTCATCTACAACCAG ATGGGTGGTATTGATGAAGCTGCACTTGATCGTCTATCTCTTGTCACTGAAATGACTAAACATATTCGTGTTAGAGCATCTGGTGGAAGATCCACGGTATCTGAGCTTGGACAATTTTCTCCAGTATTTGTGTGGTTATTGAGG GACTTCTATTTAGATCTTGTAGAGGATAACAGAAAGATCACCCCTCGTGAGTATCTAGAATTAGCCTTAAGGTCTGTGCAAGGTGGTGGGAGAGATATATCAGCTAAGAATGAG ATTCGGGAGTCTATTCGCACTTTATTCCCTGATAGGGAATGCTTTACGCTTGTGCGGCCACTGAACAATGAAAACGACCTTCAACGTCTTGATCAAATTCCT TTAGATAGATTAAGACCTGAATTTAGATCAGGTTTGGATGCATTGTTGAAGTACATTTTCATGCGAACCAGACCAAAACAAGTAGGTGCAACTGTAATGACAGGCCCCATTCTTGCTGGTATTACACAGTCATTCTTGGATGCCATTAACAGTGGTGCTGTGCCTACAATATCTTCTTCATGGCAG AGTGTTGAAGAAGCAGAGTGTCGGAAAGCTTACGATTCTGCTGCTGAGATTTATATGTCCTCCTTTGATCGCTCAAAACCGCCAGATGAG ACTGTTCTAAGAGAAACACATCAAGAAGCTGTTGAAAAGGCTCTCAATGCATTCAATTCTGGTGCTATTGGGAGTGGATTAGCGCGTCAGAATTATGAGAAGCTTCTCCAGAATTTCTTTAAAAAGGCCTTTGAG GACTACAAAAGAACAGCTCTTTTGGAGGCAGATTTGCATTGCTCTAAAGTAATCCAGGGCATGGAGACGAAGTTGCGAGCAGCTTGTCATGCTCCTGATGCAAAACTTGATGATGTGATTCAG CTCTTGGGCAGTTTGCTAGTTGGCTTCGAGTCATCTACTCATGGTCCAGGGAAGTGGAAAAAGTTGGCTGCCATCCTGCAACAAAG TTTGCAGGGACCAATTTTGGACTTATTCAGAAGGCAATTAAATTGTGTTGAATCAGAAAGGAACTCACTGAAGTCTAGATGCAGCTTAAGTGAGGACAAACTGGATTTGCTTAAGAAGCAACTTGAGGCAAATGAAAAGCACAGATCTGAATATTTAAAACGCTATGAGGAAGCTATCAGTGACAAGGAAAAAATATCCAAAGATTACACTGGTCGGATTGCTGATCTGCAGAGCAAATATAGCAAATTAGAGGAACGCTGCTTGAGTTTGTCAAATGCTTTGGAACTTGCTAGACGTGAATCCTCTGATTGGAAAAATAAATACAATGGGAGCAGCATAGAGCTAAAGGCTGAGGAAGACAAGTTCAAAGCTCAAGTTGCAGCTTTGCAGGCCAGAATAGGTGCTGCTGAAGGAAGGTTAACTGCTGTTCGTGAACAGGCAGCATCTGCTCAGGAAGAGGCATTAGAGTGGAAGCGGAAATATGATGTAGCAGTTGGAGATGCTAAAACTGCTTTGGAGAGGGCAGCAGTTGCACAGGAACGCACAAATAAGAAGGTACAAGCCAGAGAAGATACTTTAAGAGCAGAATTTGCTGAGCAACTAGCAAAGAAG GATGAAGAAATCAGAAACTTGACTGCAAAGATCGACCATTCTGAGAAGCAAGCAAATACTTTGGTCCTGAGAACAGAG GCTGCCGAGGCAGAACTGAAAAGCCGTGAATCAGAGTCCTCGGTTTTGAAAGAAGAAATCCGACATTTACTTGAAAATTTAGAGTCTGTTAAAACCATGGCTCAGTCACATGAGAGACAAGTCAAAATTCTAGAACAAGAAAAGAACCATCTTCAGGAGAAATATCTCACTGAATGTAAGAAATTTGATGAAACAGATAAGAGGTGCAAGGATGCTGAAAGGGATGCAAGGAAAGCAACTGAGTTGGCTGATGTAGCTCATGCAGAGGTCGTGGCAGCTCAGAAAGAAAAGAGTGAATTTCAAAGGTTGGCAATGGAAAGATTGGCACTAATTGAAAAAGCTGAGAGACAGGTTGAGAACCTGGAAAGAGACAGGAACAAGCTGATTGATGAAATTGAGGGGCTTCGTCAATCAGAAATTTATGCGATTGACAAGGCTGCGTTACTTGAGTCAAGAGTCCAAGAGCGAGAAAAAGAAATAGAGGAGATGTTGAGTCAGAGCAATGAGCAGAGGTCCAACACAGTCCAGGTTCTTGAGAGTCTTCTGGCAACCGAGCGAGCAGCTCGTGCAGAGGCTAATAACAGGGCGGAGTCCTTATCCTTGCAGCTACAAGTAACTCAAGGCAAACTAGATTCTCTCCAACAGGAGTTGACATCTGTTCGGCTCAATGAAACTGCACTTGATACCAAGTTGAGGAATTCTCGGGGGAAACGCCCGAGAGTGGATGACAACATTGGTACGGAGTCGGTCCATGATATGGACATCGACGAAGAGGTTGCCAAGGGTAGAAAGCGGTCCAAGAGTACCACAAGCCCGTTCAACTATGCTCGGTCCGAAGATGGTGGTTCAATCTTTAGAGGGGAAGAAGATAACAATCCGAGTCAGGGAAATCAAGAATCTGAGACTGAAGATTATAAAAGGTTTACGGTGGTGAAACTCAAACAAGAGCTTACCAAGCATGGATTTGGCGCACAATTGCTGGAGCTGAGGAATCCCAACAAGAAGGATATTCTTGCATTGTATGAGAAGCATGTCATCCATAAGTAG